The DNA window GTTTCATGACAAATAAAGAAGAAGCAGCATTGTTGCAAACCGAACAATACCGACTCCTCTGTGCTAAAGCAATTACCTTTGCTATTCTTTGCTGGAAAAATAAAAGCTGATGGAATCGTTTAGCGCTTCCATCAGCTTCTCTAACTTTATTCGCCTTCTACTGTGTATCGTACAAGAACTGCTCCGGTTTTAGCTTCTCCATAAACCCTTAACGGCTCTGCCTCGGAATCAACTATTTTAGTAAATCCTACTTTTTTATTTAATAACTGCTCTGTTTGATTCAAATGTGTTACATCAGAAAGCTGCACATCTATTCTTCCAAATTGTGTAGTCGCTTTCCCTTTTAAAGACACGTCTTTCGGTACATATAATTCGACGGTTCCCGCAACTGCAGTTCCTTCTATTTTACGTGCATCCTTGTCTTTTGTCGTTAAAATGACATGTCCACTAACAGATGAACCTTCCACTTCTTTCAATTTTCCATCAACATAGATTCGACCATTCACCGTGTCTACTTCGATAGAATCTCCATTAACACGTTGAACCTGAACCGATCCATTTACAGTCTCAATATCCGCTCTATGAAATGTTAATTCATCCAACTCTACTTTACCGTTTGTCGTTTTTACTTTAAATGAGTTTACTTCCAAGTTTTTTGCAAGAAACTCTCCATTAAACAAACGAGCAGAAATATGGTTGTAGGCTTTCTTCGGAACATATAATGCAACTTGCACAGAAACTGTTTTCATATCACTGTACACACGCAATTTATTTCCTTCAGTAGTAAAGATAAATTCATTTGCAAAACGAGCTTTTGCTTCTTCTTCTGAAGAATTTTTGAACGATTTTACTTTTACTGTTGCATGTGTATACGGTTCATCGGAAGAGTGGATCTCGATTTTCCCATTCGCAATATTAATCGAAATGTCATCAAAGTCTATATTCTCTTTTACAAGCTTTTCTTCAAATATAACAGGCTCTCCAAATGGCATTTCAAAATCAAAATCTTTCATCTTATCTACAGTTCCTTGCATAAAGTGCATAAAACGCTCACCCATTACAGTAAAATCACGTTTTAAATCTTCTATAAAATCGGCATTTTGTTGTTTGTTCTGTGATTTTGATTGTCCATTTGTTGTTTGTTCCTGTTTTAGTTCTTCATTTACTTGTGGAGTGACTGGTATTGATTGTTTGCCAAGTGCTTCTAAAAGTGCTAATCCTTCTTGTGCAGTAATCGTGCCATTTTCAACCATATCTAAAATACGTTTACGTTCTTCTTGCATAGTGAAAATCCTCCTCATAAGTTTAAAGTATGATGCAATTTGCTTACGCTAACTTATACGATAAAATTTCCAAAAAGTTTCATTTACGTTGTAACGGTGTTCTTTTTCTTATTAGATGCTTTGGTAATGACTTCAGCCATTCTTTTTCGATCGCGCTCTAGTATCTTCTTTAAATATCTACCTGTATACGAATCTTTACTTGCTGCTATATCTTCGGGTGTTCCAACTACCAAAATGGTTCCACCCTTATCTCCACCTTCTGGTCCTAGGTCAATTAAGTAATCCGCTGTCTTAATGACATCTAGATTATGTTCAATCACAAGTACAGTATCTCCGCTTTCCACTAAACGCTGCAGTACTACAAGTAAACGGGCGATATCATCGACATGTAACCCCGTCGTTGGCTCATCTAAAATATAAAATGATTTTCCGTTGGAGCGTTTATGCAGTTCGGAGGCTAGCTTTACACGCTGAGCCTCTCCTCCTGAAAGAGTCGTGGCTGGTTGTCCTAGTTCCATATAGCCTAAGCCTACATCGAAAAGCGTTTGTATCTTTCTACTAATTTTCGGATGATTCTCAAAAAATACAAGTCCGTCTTCTATTGTCATTTTTAATACATCCGCAATGTTTTTGCCTTTGTAATGTACTTCCAATGTTTCACGATTGTATCGTTTGCCATGGCATACTTCACAAGGTACATACACATCTGGTAAGAAGTGCATTTCTATTTTAATGATGCCATCCCCACGACAAGCTTCGCAGCGACCACCTTTTACATTAAAACTAAATCTACCTTTTTTATATCCTCTTACTTTTGCTTCATTTGTCGTCGCAAAAAGATCTCGAATATCATCAAACAGTCCTGTATACGTAGCAGGATTCGATCTAGGCGTACGTCCGATTGGAGCCTGGTCAATATCAATTACTTTCTCTAGTACTTCGATTCCTTCAATCCCTTTATTAGCTCCCGGTTTCACCTTTGCGCGATTCAATTTTTGGGCAAGTGATTTATATAGAATTTCATTCACCAATGTACTCTTTCCAGAACCAGATACTCCAGTTACTGCCGTAAATACTCCTAATGGAATGTCCACACTTACATTTTTTAAGTTATTTTCAGATGCACCTTTAATTTTAATATAACGACCATCTGACTTTCTTCTTTCCATTGGAAGAGGGATAAATTTTTCCCCACTTAAGTACTGACCAGTGAGGGATTTTTTGTTTTTCATTACTTGTTCAGGTGTACCTGCTGCAACAATTTCTCCACCATGAATTCCAGCTCCAGGTCCTACATCGATTAAGTAATCAGCAGCCATCATTGTATCTTCATCATGCTCGACTACAATTAGTGAGTTACCAATATCGCGCATATTTTTAAGTGTTTCGATTAAGAGATCATTATCTCGCTGATGCAATCCAATGGAAGGCTCATCTAAAATATATAACACACCTGAAAGTCTTGACCCTATTTGTGTTGCTAATCGGATTCGCTGTGCTTCTCCGCCTGATAGCGTACCTGATGCACGGTTTAATGTTAAGTAATTAAGACCAACATTTTCTAGGAAACCAAGTCGCTCGTTTATTTCTCTTAGTACTAATCGAGCAATTTGCATATCTTTTTCAGATAGCGATAGCTGGTCGAAAAATCTATTTGCCTCTTCAATGGAAAACTGCGTTACTTGACCTATATGCAAGGAATCTACTTTTACCGCCAATGTTTCTTCCTTTAAACGATAGCCTTTACAACTTGGGCAATCATGCTGAGCCATATATTTTTCCATCTGCTCACGAATGTAGTCAGAAGAAGTATCTTTGTAACGACGCTCAATATTGGAAAATACGCCTTCAAATTGAATTAAATTATCTCGAACTTGTCCAAACTCATTTTCATAACGAAAACGGATATTTTCCTTACCTGATCCATACATAATTTTGTTCCACTGATCTATTGGCAATTTTTCTACTGGAACATTCATTTTTATTTTGTAATGCTTGCAGACAGCTTCTAATAATTTCGGGTAATATTGTGAGCTTGTCGGCTGCCAAGCAACAATTGCTCCCTCCGCAAGGGTTAAGCTTTTATCCGGCACAACTAGTTCTGGATCTACTTCTAGCTTTGTTCCAAGTCCATCACAATCGGTACATGCACCAAATGGACTGTTAAAAGAAAACATTCTAGGCTCTAACTCTCCAATAGAAAATCCGCATATCGGACAGGCATGATGTTCACTAAATAGAATTTCTTCATGCTCCATCACATCAATTAAAACGCGTCCGTCTGCAAGGCGTAATGCAGATTCAATGGAATCACTCAACCTTGCAGCAATTCCTTCTTTCATCACAATTCGGTCTATGACCACTTCAATATTGTGTTTTTTATTTTTATCTACATTAATATCATCATCTAAATCAATTAACTCTCCGTCTACTCGAACGCGTACAAAGCCTTGTTTTTTCATATCTTCGAGCAACTTCACATGTGTTCCTTTTCGTCCCGATACAACTGGAGCAAGAACTTGCATTTTGGTTCTTTCAGGATATTCGCTCAAAAGGTCTACCATTTGCTCAATGGTTTGAGACGATATTTCCGTCCCATGCTTAGGACAAATTGGTTTCCCCACACGCGCATAGAGTAAGCGTAAATAATCATAAATTTCAGTTACCGTCGCTACAGTAGAACGAGGATTTTTACTTGTCGTTTTTTGATCAATTGAAATAGCTGGAGAAAGACCCTCTATAACATCCACATCTGGTTTATCCATTTGACCTAAAAATTGTCTTGCATATGCCGACAATGATTCTACGTATCTGCGTTGGCCCTCGGCATATATAGTATCGAATGCTAAGGAAGACTTTCCGGAACCAGATAAGCCCGTCATTACAACAAGCTTATCTCTTGGTATTTTTAAACTTATATCTTTTAAATTATGTGCACGAGCACCTTGAATAATAATCTCTTGGTTTTTCAACAATTCTCATCCTTCCAGCTTCAATTCCAAAATCGCATCACGTAATTCCGCAGCACGTTCAAAATTAAGTGCTTTTGCAGCATCTTTCATCTCTTTTTCAAGATTTACTAATAGTGCACCTTTTTCTTCTTTTGTTAAGGTTTTTCCACTCGTTAACTGCTGTGCATAACTCGCTTCTTCTTCCGCCACTTGTGATGCACGAATAACCTCTCGAATTTTCTTTTCAATTGTTTTCGGTGTAATTCCATGCTTTTCGTTGTATTCCATTTGAATTGAACGACGACGCTTCGTTTCATCGATTGCTTTACGCATAGAATCAGTTATTTTATTTGCATACATAATTACTTCGCCGTTCGAGTTTCTAGCTGCACGACCAATTGTTTGAATTAGTGAACGCTCTGAACGTAAGAATCCTTCTTTATCTGCATCTAAAATGGCTACAAGAGAGACTTCCGGCAAATCTAGTCCTTCTCTCAACAAATTAATCCCAATGAGAACATCATATGTCCCTAATCGAAGCTCTCTTAAGATCTCAATCCGTTCTAACGTTTTTATTTCAGAATGTAAATACTGCACTTTAATCCCGATTTCTTTTAAATAATCCGTCAAATCTTCCGACATTTTCTTCGTCAATGTCGTAATAAGTACACGCTCATCTTTAGCTGCCCGTTCGTGTATTTCATTGATTAAATCATCAATTTGTCCTTCAATCGGCTTCAATGTAATGACTGGATCCAGTAGTCCTGTTGGACGAATAATTTGTTCCACCATTACTGGCGTATGTTCTAGCTCATATGGTCCTGGAGTTGCCGAGACAAACACAGCTTGATGAACATGCTCTTCAAATTCACTGAATGTAAGTGGTCTGTTATCTAATGCTGATGGTAACCGGAAGCCATGATTCACCAGAACGGATTTTCTAGCTTGGTCACCATTAAACATTCCTCTTACCTGAGGTAATGAAACGTGACTTTCATCAACTACTAATAAAAAGTCCTTCGGAAAATAGTCAAGCAAAGTATAGGGAGTTGCCCCTGCTTCACGGAGTGTCATATGACGAGAATAGTTTTCGATTCCTGAACAAAAGCCCATCTCTTGCATCATTTCTAAATCATAACGAGTACGTTGTTCTAGTCTTTGCGCTTCTAGTAATTTATCTTCACTGCGCATAATTTTTAGTTGTTCCTCTAGTTCTTTTTCTATGTTCTCAATGGCGATTTTCATTTTTTCTTCGCGTGTTACGAAGTGAGATGCAGGGAATATTGCTACATGTTCACGTTCCGCTAATATTTCTCCTGTGAGCGCATCTACTTCTCGAATGCGATCAATTTCATCTCCAAAAAATTCTACTCGAAGACATTTCTCATCCCGCGATGCAGGGAAAATTTCCACAACATCCCCTCGAACGCGAAAGGCGCCTCGTGTGAAATTAATATCATTGCGTTCGTACTGAATGTCGACAAGTTTACGCAATAACTGATTTCGTTCAATTTCCATTCCAGTTCGAAGTGACACGACCATATCTCGATATTCTTCTGGATTTCCAAGGCCATATATACATGATACGGATGCGATAATGATGACATCTTTTCTTTCAAATAATGAAGATGTTGCGGAATGTCGTAGCTTATCTATTTCTTCATTGACACTTGAATCTTTTTCTATATACGTATCTGTTTGTGGCACATACGCCTCTGGTTGAAAATAATCATAATAACTAACGAAATACTCTACGGCATTATTAGGAAAGAACTCCTTAAACTCACTATACAATTGTCCTGCAAGTGTTTTATTATGTGCCATTACAAGAGTCGGTTTATTTATTTGTTGGATGACATTTGAAATTGTAAATGTTTTACCTGTACCAGTCGCACCAAGTAATGTTTGATGTTTTTTTCCTTCTTTCACCCCTTTTACTAATTCCTTAATTGCTTCTATTTGATCCCCTGCTGGCTCATACGGAGCTTGCAAATCAAAAATTTGTTCCATATGTTTGCCTCCCATTATTTGAATATTTTTAGTTTAACATACTCTCTTTTTGAAAACGAATAAAACGAACATACGTTTTTTAAGAGTAGAAATAAACAAATAGTAAAGCACCATTTTTACATGATAAATTCTAAATCCACAAAAAAAAAGCCGCTCTGCATAAGCGGCTTTTCAATTATTTAATTGGTGCAATGCATTCGTATACTGCTCAAATGCATCTTTATCTTTTCGATCAAGTGCTTCATCTATTAACTCCAATAATCGATAACTACTTTGTTCCCGGTGGACAATGTTCAAAAACATATCTAAATATATTTCGTTCAACAATTTTTCGGCAGAGCTTTCTTTTCTAGGTTTACCCATTGCTTTCATAAAATCTGCATATGAATATTGTTTGTCCATCTCCATCACCCCGATGCCTTTTTTTCATTATATAAAAGCTCCAGGTAACTTGCAATCATTTTGAGAAAATTTTGATTTTATAGTTAATGGTCGGAATTCCGAATATTCGTTATTTAGACTTGTATTTTTACCATATTTAACTATAATTAATGTATATTTTACTATTGAGGAGTGAGTATTATGTCTAAAAAAACAGAAGATCAACCCTTCCTTGTTTCTTTTGAAACTGCTGTACTTCAACCGATTGTCATCAATAACAAAGTTTTCACAAAGGTTGTAAATTTTTCTGGTGAATCACTAGTGATAGGCAGAAAGCCATACGATATTGTTCGTCACTCTTGTTCGTTTTACGGTTCTTCATTTCCACAGTCTGTTAGGCTATCGAGAGAGGTAATTGGAAACTATCTTAAACTTCCTATTGTTATTGCTCATGACTATGGAAACCCATGTATTCTTATTCCTATTCTTTCCCCAAAATCGGACCTAAACGTATGGTTTTCCTTTAGAGCTATTGAATCATTTGTTCCTTCTGATGATGGTTGTTCCATTGTATTAACAAATGGACAAAAGATCCAAGTTACTTCTTCTTCCAATACAATTAGCCGCCAAGTTGCATTTGCAAATATTTTAAATATGCATTTCCTTAAACGTATGAGCCATCTGTTGAATACTGGATTTATTACAACAAGAAACTCACTTCCCCAAAAAAATAAAAATTTACTGCATTAATGTAATTTCTCTACAATTGCTAAATACATTGTAAGTAGTTCTTCCACACGGTTGCGGAGTCGGACATTTAAGTAACGACGATGTTCTTCATAGCCTCCATGGAAAAACACATATTCTGTGAACATGTCATCTCCTTCTCCGCGAAGAACTTTCATGCTATATCGCTTCATATAGATATGCGTCTCTTTTAATTCTTTTTGTACTTGCTTTGCGGCTTCTTCCACCATTGCTATATATGGGCGTTTCAATTTAAAAGGTCCTTGCTCAAAAATCTTCCGATCCTTCTCTAAAATAGTAAATACCATTGGGAGATAAATCATGTTTTCAAAATATGGGATAGCCTCATCTGGTATTAGTGGCATTTTTCATCCTCCTAAAAAGAACATTTGTTCTCGTTTTATTGTACAACTTTTAGAGGAAAATGCAACAATTTAGATATAACATCTTTTGGTAGCAATTGTAGAAACATATAACCCTGCTACATTCAATATGGAAAATATGAAAGGCGCAAGTGCCCTTTAAGTGCAATACCTGTTTGCAGACGTTTCCGCATTGCTTTGGAATGAACTTTAGCTACACCATTACCGAGAGATTTTAAGGAGAGGAGGATCGTGACGCTAGACACGATCCTCCTCTCCGACTGTAGACAAACTCACTTTTGGGTGTACAGGGTTGTATACTAAATTCGGCAAGGACCACCACTTCGCTTTCCGTGGGCTCGGCTTCAGCCTCCTCGTCACTGCGTTCCTGCGGGGTCTTCTGCTCAAGCTGTTCCCACAGGAGTCTTCGTGGTGGTCCTTGCCTTATAAACAATTCCTTAGAGATATCCACTACTTTTACTATTTATTGGATGGAGCAACCACTTTATCAAGATAGTTCTTGCTACCAAATTATTAACTCTGCTTTGCAGGTAATGTATTGGAGTTCTTATTTCATTTAAAACACCATGAATACTGGGTTCGTGGAAGTCTAATTTCAAATACTTGAGTTAATTTCATAAATAGTACTTTTTCTTTAAAATGCGAACATTTATCACACTTCGTTGATTGAAGCGGCAGGCGGCGACTCCAGCGGGATGAGTGAGACAGATAAGACATCACAAACGACGCGTGAGCTGTGGTGATGGCTTATCGCTCACCCCGTGGAAAGCGTCCGCCTATAGCGGAAATCAATTATACTTTATTCTGTGTAAAATAAATTTCTTTCGTTTCCTTTAGTATTGTTCGTATTTCCTCATGTAATTCGGAATTATGAAATCGATTCACTTTCTTATCTTTTAACAAAAAAACTACCATCTATTTTAGGATGGCAGTTACTACTTAATTTATAATCTCCGTTGCCCAACGACGAGCTTTAATGTAGAAGTCATTTAAACTG is part of the Psychrobacillus sp. FSL H8-0483 genome and encodes:
- the uvrB gene encoding excinuclease ABC subunit UvrB; this encodes MEQIFDLQAPYEPAGDQIEAIKELVKGVKEGKKHQTLLGATGTGKTFTISNVIQQINKPTLVMAHNKTLAGQLYSEFKEFFPNNAVEYFVSYYDYFQPEAYVPQTDTYIEKDSSVNEEIDKLRHSATSSLFERKDVIIIASVSCIYGLGNPEEYRDMVVSLRTGMEIERNQLLRKLVDIQYERNDINFTRGAFRVRGDVVEIFPASRDEKCLRVEFFGDEIDRIREVDALTGEILAEREHVAIFPASHFVTREEKMKIAIENIEKELEEQLKIMRSEDKLLEAQRLEQRTRYDLEMMQEMGFCSGIENYSRHMTLREAGATPYTLLDYFPKDFLLVVDESHVSLPQVRGMFNGDQARKSVLVNHGFRLPSALDNRPLTFSEFEEHVHQAVFVSATPGPYELEHTPVMVEQIIRPTGLLDPVITLKPIEGQIDDLINEIHERAAKDERVLITTLTKKMSEDLTDYLKEIGIKVQYLHSEIKTLERIEILRELRLGTYDVLIGINLLREGLDLPEVSLVAILDADKEGFLRSERSLIQTIGRAARNSNGEVIMYANKITDSMRKAIDETKRRRSIQMEYNEKHGITPKTIEKKIREVIRASQVAEEEASYAQQLTSGKTLTKEEKGALLVNLEKEMKDAAKALNFERAAELRDAILELKLEG
- a CDS encoding IDEAL domain-containing protein; this translates as MDKQYSYADFMKAMGKPRKESSAEKLLNEIYLDMFLNIVHREQSSYRLLELIDEALDRKDKDAFEQYTNALHQLNN
- the uvrA gene encoding excinuclease ABC subunit UvrA, producing the protein MKNQEIIIQGARAHNLKDISLKIPRDKLVVMTGLSGSGKSSLAFDTIYAEGQRRYVESLSAYARQFLGQMDKPDVDVIEGLSPAISIDQKTTSKNPRSTVATVTEIYDYLRLLYARVGKPICPKHGTEISSQTIEQMVDLLSEYPERTKMQVLAPVVSGRKGTHVKLLEDMKKQGFVRVRVDGELIDLDDDINVDKNKKHNIEVVIDRIVMKEGIAARLSDSIESALRLADGRVLIDVMEHEEILFSEHHACPICGFSIGELEPRMFSFNSPFGACTDCDGLGTKLEVDPELVVPDKSLTLAEGAIVAWQPTSSQYYPKLLEAVCKHYKIKMNVPVEKLPIDQWNKIMYGSGKENIRFRYENEFGQVRDNLIQFEGVFSNIERRYKDTSSDYIREQMEKYMAQHDCPSCKGYRLKEETLAVKVDSLHIGQVTQFSIEEANRFFDQLSLSEKDMQIARLVLREINERLGFLENVGLNYLTLNRASGTLSGGEAQRIRLATQIGSRLSGVLYILDEPSIGLHQRDNDLLIETLKNMRDIGNSLIVVEHDEDTMMAADYLIDVGPGAGIHGGEIVAAGTPEQVMKNKKSLTGQYLSGEKFIPLPMERRKSDGRYIKIKGASENNLKNVSVDIPLGVFTAVTGVSGSGKSTLVNEILYKSLAQKLNRAKVKPGANKGIEGIEVLEKVIDIDQAPIGRTPRSNPATYTGLFDDIRDLFATTNEAKVRGYKKGRFSFNVKGGRCEACRGDGIIKIEMHFLPDVYVPCEVCHGKRYNRETLEVHYKGKNIADVLKMTIEDGLVFFENHPKISRKIQTLFDVGLGYMELGQPATTLSGGEAQRVKLASELHKRSNGKSFYILDEPTTGLHVDDIARLLVVLQRLVESGDTVLVIEHNLDVIKTADYLIDLGPEGGDKGGTILVVGTPEDIAASKDSYTGRYLKKILERDRKRMAEVITKASNKKKNTVTT
- a CDS encoding competence protein ComK, whose translation is MSKKTEDQPFLVSFETAVLQPIVINNKVFTKVVNFSGESLVIGRKPYDIVRHSCSFYGSSFPQSVRLSREVIGNYLKLPIVIAHDYGNPCILIPILSPKSDLNVWFSFRAIESFVPSDDGCSIVLTNGQKIQVTSSSNTISRQVAFANILNMHFLKRMSHLLNTGFITTRNSLPQKNKNLLH
- a CDS encoding DUF4097 family beta strand repeat-containing protein, which produces MQEERKRILDMVENGTITAQEGLALLEALGKQSIPVTPQVNEELKQEQTTNGQSKSQNKQQNADFIEDLKRDFTVMGERFMHFMQGTVDKMKDFDFEMPFGEPVIFEEKLVKENIDFDDISINIANGKIEIHSSDEPYTHATVKVKSFKNSSEEEAKARFANEFIFTTEGNKLRVYSDMKTVSVQVALYVPKKAYNHISARLFNGEFLAKNLEVNSFKVKTTNGKVELDELTFHRADIETVNGSVQVQRVNGDSIEVDTVNGRIYVDGKLKEVEGSSVSGHVILTTKDKDARKIEGTAVAGTVELYVPKDVSLKGKATTQFGRIDVQLSDVTHLNQTEQLLNKKVGFTKIVDSEAEPLRVYGEAKTGAVLVRYTVEGE